In the Helicobacter colisuis genome, GCAAAAAAGAACTCTATTACCTTTGTGAATGCCTAAAAAAATTGTGCAAATAAGTCTTTTGTAAGCTTTAATCAAGCTTTTTTCATTACAATAAAACAAAAAGATTTAGGATTTGCTATGCAATTAAATGGCTCTGAAATGGTTATCCACGCCCTTAAAAATGAGGGCGTAAAGGTAGTCTTTGGTTATCCTGGTGGTGCGGCTTTAAATATTTATGATGAGATTTATAAGCAAAATTTCTTTGAACATATTCTCACACGCCACGAACAAGCTGCAGTTCATGCTGCTGATGGTTATGCTAGGGCAAGTGGAGAAGTGGGTGTAGCTATCGTAACAAGCGGACCTGGCTTTACAAACGCTGTTACAGGAATCGCAACAGCTTATATGGATTCAATCCCTCTTGTCATTATTAGCGGTCAAGTCCCAACAAGCCTTATTGGGACAGATGCTTTTCAAGAAATAGATGCTGTGGGAATCTCTCGCCCCTGCACCAAACACAATTTTCTTGTTAAAGACATTCAAGAGCTACCGCGAATCCTAAAAGAAGCTTTTTATATCGCTAGAAGTGGGCGTCCTGGTCCGGTGCATATTGACTTGCCCAAAGACATTAGTGCAACAATTGGAGAATTCAACTATCCAAGTGAAATCAAGCTCCAAACCTATAAACCAACCTACAAGGGCAATCCACGCCAAATCAAGAAAGTAGCTCAAGCCATCAAAGAATCCAAAAAGCCACTTTTATACCTTGGTGGAGGCTGTGTGGCTTCAAAAAGTGCAAATCTCATCAAAGAATTCTGTGAAATCACTCATATTCCAGTTGTTGAAACGCTTATGGCAAGAGGGATAATGCCCTATAATCACCCTGATTTGTTAGGAATGGTGGGAATGCATGGAAGCTATGTTGCTAATATGGCAATGAGCGAAACTGATCTTATTATCGCGCTTGGAGCGAGGTTTGATGATAGGGTAACAGGAAAGCTAAGCGAATTTGCCAAATATGCACAAATCGTGCATGTCGATATTGATCCAAGTAGCATTAGCAAAATCGTTGATGTTACCTATCCTATTGTTGGGGATATTAGCAGTGTTTTAGAAGAGCTTTTAGGATTAGTCAAAGAAGATTATGAAGTTAAAAATATTCTTGCTTGGAGAGAGACACTAGGGCGCTATGACAAACTTCATCCTTTAAGCTATGAAGATTCTGAAGAGATTTTAAAACCCCAGTGGGTTATTAAAAAAATAGGTGAAATTCTAGGCAAAGAAGCATTTATCTCTACTGATGTTGGGCAGCATCAAATGTGGGCAGCGCAATTTTATCCCTTTAGCTTTCCTCGCCAATTTATCACAAGTGGCGGTTTAGGGACTATGGGCTTTGGTCTGCCTGCTGCAATGGGAGCTAAAAAGGCATTTCCAGACAAAACTTCCATTAATATTAGTGGAGATGGAAGTATTTTGATGAATATTCAAGAGCTAATGACCTGTTTAGCAAGTCAGATTCCTGTAATCAATGTTGTTTTAAACAATAATTATTTAGGTATGGTAAGGCAGTGGCAAACTTTCTTTTATGAAAATCGCTATTCAGAAACTGATTTGCAACTCCAGCCAGATTTTGTCAAACTTGCCGAATCTTTTGGCGGAGTCGGATTTGTCATTCATACCAAAGAAGAATTTATCCAATGTCTTAATAAAGCTATTAACTCCAACAAACCTGCTTTGCTTGATGTGCGAATTGATCGCTTTGAAAATGTCTTGCCCATGGTGCCAACTGGTGGAGCATTGTTTAATATGATGTTAGAGTATAAGGAGTAAGCTATGGAGATTAAACGCGTTATTACCGTAACGGTTTTAAATGAACATGGGGTATTATCAAGAATTAGTGGATTATTTGCAGGGCGCGGATATAATATCGAATCACTCACTGTTGCACCCATTTTTGATACCAATCTTTCTAGGATAACCATCACAACACAGGGAGATAAAAAAGTATTAGAACAGATTCTAAAACAACTCCACAAACTTATCCCTGTGTTAAAAGTTTTAGAAGATGAGCAAATTATTGAGCAAGAATCAGTGCTTGTAAAATTTTCCAATAAAGAATCCCTTAGCGAACTCTCGGCTATTTTTACAAGTTACAATGGAAAATTGCTAGAAGTGAATGAAAAATACGCAATTTTTATGGCTTGTGATTGCCATATGCGAATCAATGGCTTACTCCAAGCTATCCAAACCTATAAACCAAAAGACATTACAAGAAGCGGTATTTCAGCCATTGAAGTCAATTAAGGAAGATAATGTTACTCAATCAAATTGTTAGCTTTTTA is a window encoding:
- a CDS encoding acetolactate synthase large subunit produces the protein MQLNGSEMVIHALKNEGVKVVFGYPGGAALNIYDEIYKQNFFEHILTRHEQAAVHAADGYARASGEVGVAIVTSGPGFTNAVTGIATAYMDSIPLVIISGQVPTSLIGTDAFQEIDAVGISRPCTKHNFLVKDIQELPRILKEAFYIARSGRPGPVHIDLPKDISATIGEFNYPSEIKLQTYKPTYKGNPRQIKKVAQAIKESKKPLLYLGGGCVASKSANLIKEFCEITHIPVVETLMARGIMPYNHPDLLGMVGMHGSYVANMAMSETDLIIALGARFDDRVTGKLSEFAKYAQIVHVDIDPSSISKIVDVTYPIVGDISSVLEELLGLVKEDYEVKNILAWRETLGRYDKLHPLSYEDSEEILKPQWVIKKIGEILGKEAFISTDVGQHQMWAAQFYPFSFPRQFITSGGLGTMGFGLPAAMGAKKAFPDKTSINISGDGSILMNIQELMTCLASQIPVINVVLNNNYLGMVRQWQTFFYENRYSETDLQLQPDFVKLAESFGGVGFVIHTKEEFIQCLNKAINSNKPALLDVRIDRFENVLPMVPTGGALFNMMLEYKE
- the ilvN gene encoding acetolactate synthase small subunit, yielding MEIKRVITVTVLNEHGVLSRISGLFAGRGYNIESLTVAPIFDTNLSRITITTQGDKKVLEQILKQLHKLIPVLKVLEDEQIIEQESVLVKFSNKESLSELSAIFTSYNGKLLEVNEKYAIFMACDCHMRINGLLQAIQTYKPKDITRSGISAIEVN